Proteins co-encoded in one Calditrichota bacterium genomic window:
- a CDS encoding serine/threonine-protein phosphatase codes for MEFEIAVKTDTGKVRAVNEDYVAFDERMRLTLVCDGMGGHRGGEKASRFAGQFILSLFQSLERSIIEKITGDVPENLPEKVRRLIAAIRLTNRKLFQLSGENENLRGMGATLAALLIGENFFAAANIGDSRIYRVRRQKIEQISVDHTFLNELVSDGEISPQQAEKIPRANVITRALGLEPTVKIDIRVAPANASELFLLCTDGLTRALSDEEILRIVQFNRDHLAHLAQHLVDDAAMRDGADNISVAAVKWKNRAATSDEISANFLIVPEEPRSILKTEDRFWRRQRHNEKINQIFQIVK; via the coding sequence ATGGAATTCGAAATCGCAGTAAAGACAGATACCGGAAAAGTTCGCGCGGTGAACGAAGACTATGTCGCTTTTGATGAGCGAATGCGGCTGACGCTTGTTTGCGATGGCATGGGCGGCCATCGCGGCGGGGAAAAGGCCAGCCGTTTCGCCGGACAATTCATTTTGTCATTGTTCCAATCTTTAGAGCGATCAATCATTGAAAAAATCACCGGTGACGTCCCGGAAAATTTGCCGGAAAAAGTGCGGCGGCTCATCGCAGCGATTCGGTTGACCAATCGGAAGTTGTTTCAGCTTTCCGGGGAAAATGAAAATTTGCGCGGCATGGGCGCTACCCTGGCGGCGCTGCTCATTGGCGAAAATTTTTTCGCAGCGGCAAACATCGGCGACAGCCGCATTTACCGGGTTCGCAGGCAAAAGATTGAACAAATTTCCGTGGACCATACTTTCCTGAATGAACTGGTTTCTGACGGCGAAATCTCGCCGCAGCAAGCGGAGAAAATTCCGCGGGCGAACGTAATCACGCGGGCGCTGGGGCTGGAACCGACAGTGAAAATCGATATTCGTGTGGCGCCGGCAAATGCTTCCGAGCTGTTTCTGCTCTGCACGGACGGCTTGACGCGCGCTCTTTCTGATGAAGAAATTTTGCGCATTGTTCAGTTCAATCGGGATCATCTGGCTCATTTGGCGCAGCATTTGGTCGACGACGCCGCTATGCGCGACGGTGCGGATAATATCAGTGTCGCTGCTGTGAAATGGAAAAATCGCGCCGCCACGTCGGATGAAATATCTGCTAATTTTTTGATTGTCCCGGAGGAGCCGAGAAGCATTTTGAAAACTGAAGATCGTTTTTGGCGGCGTCAACGTCACAATGAGAAAATAAATCAAATTTTTCAAATTGTCAAATAA